A portion of the Acidihalobacter yilgarnensis genome contains these proteins:
- a CDS encoding type IV pilus twitching motility protein PilT, with translation MARIDAFLKLGREQGCSDVHLAVGAPPLLRMNGEIMPIRFRELGDRELLGYIFEILSENLKTRYRLGEDLDFSYMSEGVGRFRANVFRKVNGIGATFRYIPSHVPSLNDLGLPPVVNRLAEHRQGMVLVTGSTGTGKSTTLAAMLDLINGQDALNVITLEDPIEFIHTSRRAQIVQREIGTHVPGFIEGLRSALREDPDVILVGELRDPESIMMAMVAAETGHLVLATLHTTTAVKTIDRIIDALPMEQREQGKSFLANNLRGVISQVLVRSAEGGGRRVVVESLAMTPAVGQMLLSDKTHQIPSVMQTGREAGMQLLDQALLDGIQRKLIDPDDAYLYAQDKKAFQRFVTDASLLPRVGLAGGGM, from the coding sequence CCCATCCGCTTCAGGGAATTGGGCGATCGAGAATTGCTCGGGTACATCTTCGAAATTCTGAGCGAGAACCTCAAGACACGATACCGTTTGGGTGAGGACCTGGATTTTTCATATATGTCGGAGGGTGTGGGCCGCTTTCGCGCCAACGTCTTTCGCAAGGTGAACGGTATCGGCGCCACGTTCCGCTATATCCCGTCGCATGTGCCCAGCCTAAACGATCTGGGGTTGCCCCCAGTCGTGAATCGTTTGGCCGAACATCGCCAGGGCATGGTGTTGGTGACCGGCTCTACGGGAACGGGAAAATCCACCACATTGGCGGCTATGCTCGACCTGATCAATGGGCAGGATGCCCTCAACGTGATCACGCTTGAGGATCCGATCGAGTTCATTCATACCAGCCGGCGGGCCCAAATCGTACAGCGCGAGATCGGTACCCATGTGCCGGGATTTATCGAGGGACTGCGCTCGGCCCTGCGCGAGGACCCCGACGTGATTCTCGTCGGTGAGCTACGCGATCCGGAATCGATCATGATGGCCATGGTAGCGGCTGAAACCGGTCATCTCGTGCTGGCGACACTACACACCACCACAGCGGTCAAGACCATCGACCGTATCATCGATGCCTTGCCTATGGAGCAGCGCGAGCAGGGCAAGAGTTTTCTCGCAAACAATCTACGGGGCGTCATATCGCAAGTATTGGTGCGCTCGGCAGAGGGTGGCGGTCGCCGCGTGGTGGTGGAATCACTGGCCATGACACCCGCCGTCGGACAGATGTTGCTCAGCGACAAAACCCATCAGATTCCGTCCGTCATGCAGACTGGACGTGAGGCAGGCATGCAGCTCCTCGATCAGGCCTTGCTCGATGGTATTCAACGCAAATTGATCGATCCGGACGATGCCTATCTCTACGCGCAGGACAAGAAGGCCTTCCAACGATTTGTGACCGATGCCTCGTTGCTACCGCGAGTCGGCCTGGCGGGAGGGGGGATGTGA
- a CDS encoding type IV pilus twitching motility protein PilT: MSRVDRWLSELLERGGSDMHLIASQCPRMRLDGQLEMVADSPLASDEVETMAGELLGEQARARFERDDGVDFAYQMGDTARFRVNLFRHLGGLGLVMRAIPQAPQSLEALKLPTVLRSLCQHKQGLVLVTGKTGSGKSTTLAAMVDFINTTRRSHILTIEDPIEFMHQRKRSLISQREIGEHTPSFAAALRSALREDPDVILVGELRDHETIALAVTAAETGILVLGTLHTRRADLTVDRLINVFPAGKQSQVRIMLSTSLRGVVAQQLLRRADDQGRVAATEVLVNTSAVSSLIRDGKVGQLETAMQSGALMGMQTMDGDLRRLLDAGMISGHEAYAHSTHKEVFRAYLGAGEPL, from the coding sequence GTGAGCCGCGTCGACCGCTGGCTGAGCGAGTTACTCGAGCGCGGCGGCTCCGATATGCACCTGATCGCGAGCCAATGTCCGAGAATGCGTCTGGATGGCCAGCTTGAGATGGTGGCCGACAGCCCGCTGGCGAGCGATGAAGTCGAGACCATGGCGGGTGAATTGCTCGGCGAGCAGGCGCGCGCGCGCTTCGAACGTGACGATGGTGTCGATTTCGCCTATCAGATGGGGGATACGGCCCGTTTTCGCGTCAATCTCTTTCGGCATCTGGGCGGCCTTGGGCTGGTCATGCGCGCTATTCCACAGGCTCCGCAGTCTCTGGAGGCGCTGAAGTTGCCGACCGTACTGCGCAGTCTTTGTCAGCATAAACAGGGACTGGTCTTGGTCACCGGCAAGACCGGTTCCGGCAAGTCGACCACGCTTGCCGCCATGGTCGATTTCATTAACACCACGCGCCGCAGCCACATCCTCACCATCGAGGACCCCATCGAATTCATGCATCAGCGTAAGCGCAGCCTGATCAGCCAGCGCGAAATCGGTGAGCATACGCCCAGCTTTGCCGCGGCGCTGCGTTCGGCGCTGCGCGAGGATCCCGATGTGATTCTGGTCGGTGAACTACGCGATCACGAAACCATCGCACTTGCAGTGACGGCTGCGGAAACTGGGATCCTGGTGCTCGGGACTTTGCATACCCGTCGCGCCGATCTGACGGTTGACCGCCTGATCAACGTATTCCCGGCCGGTAAGCAATCGCAGGTACGTATCATGCTGTCGACCTCGTTGCGCGGGGTGGTCGCTCAGCAGCTTCTGCGCCGCGCCGACGATCAAGGACGGGTCGCCGCGACGGAAGTTTTGGTGAATACCTCGGCGGTTTCGAGCTTGATCCGCGATGGCAAGGTTGGACAGCTGGAGACGGCGATGCAGAGTGGGGCGCTGATGGGCATGCAGACCATGGATGGGGATCTGCGCCGTTTGCTAGATGCCGGCATGATCAGTGGTCATGAGGCTTACGCGCATAGCACCCACAAGGAAGTATTCCGCGCCTATCTGGGTGCCGGTGAGCCGCTCTAG
- a CDS encoding RNA polymerase sigma factor has product MFDLISLSGQIKKRIAEERPRLYRMAYAWCCDPSLADDLAQEAISKGLQKAGQLREAERLQSWLYAILHNCWRSHLRRQRPDQPLNEEAFPCDDTPETINQRQQVVDRVRAAIKTLPLGQREVITLVDLNGFAYAEVARILDIPIGTVMSRLSRARQALLVALADVQQQPETSTRASLRRVK; this is encoded by the coding sequence ATGTTTGATCTCATCAGCCTATCCGGACAGATCAAGAAGCGGATCGCCGAGGAACGGCCCCGCCTCTATCGCATGGCCTATGCCTGGTGTTGCGATCCATCGTTGGCCGACGATCTGGCTCAAGAGGCCATCTCCAAGGGCCTGCAGAAGGCTGGCCAACTGCGCGAGGCCGAACGCCTGCAAAGCTGGCTTTATGCGATCCTGCACAACTGCTGGCGCAGCCATCTACGCCGCCAGCGACCGGACCAGCCTCTGAACGAAGAGGCATTCCCCTGCGATGACACCCCCGAAACGATCAATCAGCGCCAACAGGTGGTTGACCGCGTGCGCGCCGCCATCAAGACGCTTCCGCTTGGGCAGCGCGAGGTCATCACTCTCGTCGACCTCAACGGCTTCGCCTATGCCGAAGTGGCGCGAATTTTGGATATACCGATTGGTACCGTTATGAGCAGACTCAGCCGCGCCCGTCAGGCGCTGTTGGTCGCGCTGGCGGACGTACAACAGCAACCCGAGACGTCCACACGTGCCTCACTGAGAAGGGTGAAGTGA
- a CDS encoding DsrE family protein encodes MMSRFVSRALLALVSLGLLAAGPASAEMAMPPIDQKPFATHHIVLQISDPNPMKQTLVLNVAANLAKYYGPDKVDLEIVAFGPGLRLLLNDNVNRKRVEAMAKNYGIKFDACHNTLENFSKQLGYTPKLNPEAVLVPAGAARIVDLVQHGYILIKP; translated from the coding sequence ATGATGAGTCGATTCGTTTCCAGAGCACTTCTGGCGCTGGTGTCGCTAGGTCTTTTGGCGGCAGGTCCGGCCTCGGCCGAGATGGCGATGCCACCGATCGATCAGAAGCCCTTCGCCACCCATCACATCGTGCTGCAGATCAGCGATCCGAATCCGATGAAGCAGACGCTGGTGCTCAACGTCGCGGCCAATCTGGCCAAGTACTACGGTCCAGACAAGGTCGACCTCGAAATCGTGGCCTTCGGTCCCGGCCTGCGTTTGTTGCTCAATGACAACGTCAACAGGAAGCGCGTTGAGGCGATGGCCAAGAACTACGGCATCAAGTTCGACGCTTGCCATAACACGCTGGAGAACTTCAGCAAGCAGCTCGGCTATACGCCGAAGCTGAATCCCGAGGCGGTGCTTGTGCCGGCCGGCGCAGCGCGCATCGTTGACCTGGTGCAGCACGGCTACATTCTGATCAAGCCTTGA
- a CDS encoding porin family protein has protein sequence MKNISKTVFVKSVLAVAIATSMGLAAQSAEAANWLQLYNTSPPGVSTPAKVWGFVQPDYATTTGNTVSGLQGPASVRAFNGVAPNFNLIGPNLSSTNSFNLLRGRIGVRGSLSPLDNKVDYFVLTEFGNNGMTYFAGQHPVISDAFVTWNTDPKLVRFSLGLQKVPGSWESRVGINTLPFVNYSTASLQNTLERFINPNVSVSSAGNGGYQFIPSSSNVTGYGSYRDIGLKVFNWFDRGPWEYAYAFMVGNGGPITATNNNNGMDTYGMLRASYIFSGKGPYRNDAGVWVWFHNGQRKIQQIGTYKLNRWGVGGEYGRHQRQAGGYIMHAGYMQASGWILAPAPFQYDANTAAGYTGQPQALGGYNNLTQWTIYPGSNNKAWGAYVQGGYYVTHNVQLELRYDQYNRLTNNAALQRDFKTWTVGAQYFLTKNTRLTLNYAIQKLDVPHASAITNAVQRNNAQAIANSMGNRIDLELTAVF, from the coding sequence ATGAAAAATATTTCGAAGACTGTCTTCGTCAAGAGCGTACTGGCTGTAGCAATTGCCACATCCATGGGTTTGGCCGCCCAGTCCGCCGAGGCGGCCAACTGGCTTCAACTTTATAATACTTCGCCTCCAGGCGTTTCCACGCCGGCCAAGGTGTGGGGATTTGTTCAGCCTGATTACGCCACTACCACCGGCAACACGGTCAGCGGCCTACAAGGACCCGCCTCCGTGCGGGCCTTCAATGGCGTGGCACCCAATTTCAACCTGATTGGCCCGAATCTCAGTTCCACCAACAGCTTCAATCTCCTACGCGGACGTATCGGCGTGCGCGGCAGCCTGTCGCCGCTCGACAACAAGGTCGATTACTTCGTTCTGACCGAATTCGGCAACAACGGCATGACCTATTTCGCCGGGCAGCACCCGGTGATTTCGGATGCCTTCGTGACTTGGAACACAGATCCCAAGCTCGTGCGTTTCTCGCTGGGCCTGCAGAAGGTGCCGGGCAGTTGGGAGTCACGCGTCGGTATCAATACACTGCCGTTTGTGAATTACAGCACGGCCTCGTTGCAAAACACGTTGGAGCGTTTCATCAACCCGAATGTGTCGGTGTCCTCGGCCGGTAACGGCGGTTATCAGTTCATCCCGAGCAGCAGCAACGTGACGGGCTACGGCTCCTATCGCGATATCGGCCTCAAGGTATTCAACTGGTTCGATCGCGGTCCCTGGGAATATGCCTATGCCTTCATGGTGGGCAACGGTGGCCCGATTACCGCCACCAACAACAATAATGGCATGGATACCTACGGCATGCTCCGCGCCAGCTACATCTTCAGCGGCAAGGGCCCATATCGCAACGATGCCGGCGTCTGGGTGTGGTTCCACAACGGCCAGCGCAAGATCCAGCAGATCGGCACCTACAAGCTCAATCGCTGGGGTGTGGGTGGCGAATACGGCCGTCACCAGCGTCAGGCGGGTGGTTACATCATGCATGCAGGCTACATGCAGGCCAGCGGCTGGATTCTCGCGCCCGCGCCGTTCCAGTACGACGCGAACACTGCTGCGGGCTATACCGGGCAGCCGCAGGCACTGGGTGGCTATAACAATCTGACCCAGTGGACTATCTATCCGGGTAGTAACAACAAGGCTTGGGGAGCTTATGTCCAGGGTGGTTATTACGTGACACACAACGTGCAGCTTGAACTGCGCTACGACCAATACAATCGCCTGACCAACAACGCGGCGCTGCAGCGCGACTTCAAGACTTGGACGGTGGGTGCCCAGTATTTCCTGACCAAGAACACCCGTTTGACGTTGAATTACGCGATCCAGAAGCTGGATGTGCCGCATGCGAGCGCGATCACCAATGCGGTGCAGCGCAACAATGCGCAGGCGATCGCCAACTCGATGGGCAATCGAATCGACCTCGAATTGACCGCGGTGTTCTGA
- the glnE gene encoding bifunctional [glutamate--ammonia ligase]-adenylyl-L-tyrosine phosphorylase/[glutamate--ammonia-ligase] adenylyltransferase — protein MLPELPFPNAVAILPEPLQAQFARQWARYRERHVSDEHMLAGLPDSLPLVWALSDFVAEGCIQSQDLLRRLVDGDRLSTKGAAGHLRARVQNALSTAADETTFMRLIRQCRREEMVRIAWRDLAGQANLDEILDDLSELADSLIESALIYAETALESRFGRPDDGQRLIVLALGKLGGGELNFSSDVDLIFAYAAPGETNGRQPIEHQAYFTRLAQRLIRYLSEVTADGQVWRVDMRLRPFGDDGPLVTHIAAMEHYYAAHGREWERYAWIKARVAAGDRKAGDRLLATLRPFVYRRYLDYGVFESLREMKEMINREAHKRGEYVDLKRSPGGIREVEFIGQAFQLIRAGRDPGLQHRGIREVLSRLKARDLLPDWAERELQEAYAFLRQAENRLQMQADQQTHRLPDEPLGRLRLARAMGCADWPVFQAMLGERMRGVHGHFERIFAAPQAEVGDTSSGDQLARAWREGDATGLRAGLVAVGYDDPDGAAEHLIALAKGSAMRTLTETARQRLAQLVPLLVRAAAIQDAPAQTLARTLVLMQAMSGRSVYLALLVESPLALSQLVRLCAASPWIAEQLARMPLLLDELLDPRSLYAPLDREGLARELATALIEVADDDVEQLMDRLRQFKAAQVLKVAAADVTGTLPLMRVSDQLTWVAEVILDRVLAAARAQLSARYGLPWQSSEDREAGFGVVAYGKLGGIELGYGSDLDVVFLYESGAGEQLTRGDKPIDNAVYFARLAQRVIHLLTTYTAAGTLYEIDTRLRPSGASGLLVSSLDAFDLYQRSEAWVWEHQALVRARFIAGAESVAARFSAIREEILCRQRAGETLRREVREMRARMWQALGSRDSARFDLKKDPGGIADIEFLVQYNALLHAHAYPALVRYTDNIRLLQALADMGIMDPADAILLTDAYKAYRDRTHALTLQAAPAVVPAGEFADMRMVVGRIWTAQLGNDDATPV, from the coding sequence ATGTTACCCGAGCTGCCTTTCCCCAATGCCGTGGCGATTTTGCCGGAGCCGCTACAAGCACAATTTGCGCGCCAGTGGGCGCGTTATCGCGAGCGTCATGTCAGCGATGAACACATGCTGGCCGGATTGCCGGATAGCCTGCCGCTTGTGTGGGCGCTGAGTGACTTCGTAGCCGAAGGCTGCATCCAGTCGCAGGATCTGCTGCGCCGCTTGGTCGACGGTGATCGCCTGTCGACGAAGGGGGCGGCGGGCCATCTGCGCGCCCGCGTACAGAATGCGCTGTCGACGGCCGCCGACGAGACGACGTTCATGCGTCTGATCCGGCAATGCCGACGTGAAGAAATGGTGCGCATCGCCTGGCGCGACCTGGCCGGGCAGGCCAACCTGGACGAAATCCTGGACGATTTGTCCGAACTGGCGGACTCGCTGATCGAGTCTGCCTTGATCTATGCCGAAACCGCGCTCGAATCGCGCTTTGGCCGACCTGATGATGGTCAGCGCCTCATCGTATTGGCCTTGGGCAAACTCGGCGGCGGCGAGCTGAATTTTTCATCCGACGTGGATCTCATCTTTGCCTACGCCGCACCGGGCGAAACGAACGGTCGGCAGCCCATCGAGCATCAGGCGTATTTCACGCGTCTGGCTCAGCGCCTGATCCGTTATCTTTCGGAGGTAACGGCTGATGGTCAGGTTTGGCGGGTGGACATGCGCCTGCGTCCATTCGGCGACGATGGGCCGTTGGTGACGCATATCGCGGCGATGGAACATTACTACGCGGCCCACGGACGCGAGTGGGAACGGTATGCCTGGATCAAGGCGCGGGTGGCCGCGGGTGACCGCAAGGCGGGCGACCGCTTATTGGCGACGTTACGTCCCTTTGTCTACCGGCGTTATCTCGATTACGGCGTCTTCGAGTCGCTGCGCGAGATGAAAGAGATGATCAACCGCGAGGCACACAAGCGCGGCGAATATGTCGACCTCAAGCGTTCGCCTGGCGGTATCCGAGAGGTGGAATTCATCGGGCAGGCCTTCCAGCTGATTCGCGCGGGCCGCGACCCGGGCTTGCAGCATCGCGGTATCCGAGAGGTGCTCTCGCGTCTTAAGGCACGTGATCTGCTGCCAGACTGGGCTGAGCGAGAGCTGCAGGAAGCGTATGCGTTTTTGCGCCAGGCGGAAAATCGCCTACAGATGCAGGCCGACCAACAAACCCACCGCCTGCCGGATGAGCCGCTGGGGCGTCTGCGACTGGCCAGAGCCATGGGTTGTGCGGATTGGCCGGTTTTTCAGGCCATGCTCGGCGAGCGTATGCGTGGCGTACATGGGCATTTCGAGCGGATTTTCGCAGCCCCCCAGGCGGAAGTGGGAGATACGTCTTCGGGGGATCAACTGGCCCGTGCCTGGCGCGAAGGTGATGCGACCGGTCTGAGAGCGGGTCTTGTCGCCGTCGGCTACGACGATCCCGATGGTGCGGCCGAACACCTGATCGCGCTTGCGAAGGGGTCCGCCATGCGCACCCTGACCGAGACTGCGCGCCAGCGGCTCGCCCAACTCGTGCCGCTGCTAGTGCGTGCAGCCGCGATCCAGGATGCGCCCGCACAAACGCTGGCGCGTACCCTCGTACTGATGCAGGCTATGTCAGGGCGTTCGGTCTATCTTGCCTTGCTGGTGGAAAGCCCGCTGGCCCTGTCCCAGCTGGTGCGTTTGTGCGCTGCCAGCCCTTGGATCGCCGAGCAGCTGGCGCGCATGCCGCTCCTGCTTGACGAACTGCTCGATCCACGCAGCTTGTATGCCCCGTTGGATCGCGAGGGTTTGGCGCGGGAGCTGGCGACGGCACTGATTGAAGTGGCGGACGATGATGTGGAGCAGCTGATGGATCGGCTGCGCCAGTTCAAGGCGGCGCAGGTGCTCAAGGTGGCAGCGGCGGATGTCACCGGCACGCTACCGCTGATGCGCGTCAGCGATCAGCTCACCTGGGTCGCGGAGGTGATACTCGATCGCGTGCTGGCCGCTGCGCGTGCGCAGCTTTCGGCGCGCTACGGCCTGCCGTGGCAGAGCAGTGAGGATCGAGAGGCGGGTTTCGGTGTCGTCGCCTATGGCAAGCTCGGTGGCATCGAATTGGGTTATGGCTCTGACCTCGACGTGGTGTTCCTCTACGAGTCCGGTGCCGGCGAGCAGCTCACGCGTGGCGACAAGCCGATCGATAACGCGGTGTATTTCGCCCGCCTGGCGCAACGGGTGATCCACCTGCTGACCACCTACACCGCGGCCGGTACGTTGTACGAAATCGACACGCGATTGCGTCCCAGCGGCGCTTCTGGCCTGCTGGTCAGCTCGCTTGATGCCTTCGACTTGTACCAGCGGAGCGAGGCCTGGGTCTGGGAGCACCAGGCCTTGGTGCGCGCGCGTTTTATCGCCGGTGCGGAGTCGGTGGCGGCGCGTTTTTCAGCCATTCGTGAGGAGATTCTGTGTCGGCAACGGGCGGGTGAAACGCTGCGCCGAGAGGTACGTGAGATGCGCGCGCGCATGTGGCAGGCTTTGGGAAGCCGCGATTCGGCACGATTCGACCTGAAAAAGGACCCTGGCGGTATCGCGGATATCGAATTTCTGGTGCAATATAACGCGCTCTTGCACGCGCATGCCTATCCGGCGCTGGTCCGCTACACGGATAATATCCGCCTTTTGCAGGCCTTGGCCGACATGGGAATTATGGACCCCGCGGACGCTATCCTGCTGACGGACGCCTACAAGGCCTACCGAGACCGCACGCATGCCCTGACGCTACAGGCGGCGCCTGCCGTGGTACCGGCGGGTGAGTTTGCCGATATGCGGATGGTGGTTGGGCGGATATGGACGGCGCAGCTTGGAAATGACGATGCGACACCCGTTTGA
- a CDS encoding branched-chain amino acid transaminase produces MTMADRDGLIWLDGEMVPWREAKVHVLTHTLHYGMGVFEGVRAYSTERGPAIFRLEDHTRRLFNSAKILGMDIPFDPAVISKAQIDIIRENKLDSAYIRPMCFYGSESMGLHATNLQVHCMVAAWPWGSYLGQEGLDRGIRVKVSSFSRHHINVTMCRAKSNGSYMNSMLAVQDATACGFDEALLLDTEGYVAEGSGENVFIVHDGTLYTPDLTSALDGITRRTIFTFADALGIPVREKRITRDEVYIADEAFFTGTAAEVTPIREIDGRAIGSGSRGPITERLQRQYFDVVQGRDAGYDHWLSYV; encoded by the coding sequence ATGACGATGGCCGACCGCGACGGTCTGATCTGGCTCGACGGCGAGATGGTCCCCTGGCGCGAGGCCAAGGTGCACGTGCTGACCCACACCTTGCATTACGGCATGGGCGTGTTCGAGGGCGTGCGTGCCTATAGCACCGAGCGTGGTCCGGCGATTTTCCGGCTGGAAGATCACACCCGCCGCCTGTTCAACTCGGCGAAGATTCTCGGTATGGATATCCCCTTCGATCCGGCGGTGATCTCGAAGGCGCAGATCGACATCATTCGCGAGAACAAGCTCGACAGCGCCTACATTCGTCCCATGTGCTTCTACGGTTCAGAGAGCATGGGTCTGCACGCGACCAATCTCCAGGTGCATTGCATGGTTGCCGCCTGGCCCTGGGGCAGCTATCTCGGACAGGAGGGTTTGGATCGCGGTATTCGCGTCAAGGTGTCCTCATTCAGTCGCCACCACATCAACGTCACCATGTGCCGCGCCAAATCCAATGGCAGCTACATGAACTCGATGCTGGCGGTTCAGGACGCCACGGCCTGCGGCTTCGACGAAGCCTTGCTGTTGGACACCGAGGGCTATGTGGCTGAGGGTAGCGGCGAGAACGTGTTCATCGTGCACGACGGCACGCTTTACACCCCGGACCTGACCTCGGCGCTGGATGGCATCACCCGCCGCACTATCTTCACCTTCGCCGATGCGCTCGGTATCCCGGTGCGCGAGAAGCGCATCACGCGGGACGAGGTCTACATCGCGGACGAGGCCTTCTTCACCGGGACCGCCGCCGAGGTGACCCCGATCCGCGAGATCGACGGCCGTGCCATCGGCAGCGGTTCGCGTGGACCGATCACCGAACGCCTGCAGCGCCAGTATTTCGATGTGGTGCAGGGTCGCGATGCGGGTTACGATCATTGGCTGAGCTACGTCTGA
- a CDS encoding zinc-finger domain-containing protein: MPNPHTADHQDQYRTPNASRAVAVTDADLPLHCPMPGSALWSSHPRVYLPIEDMAPGQDGLRHASCPYCGTEYAYKAG, encoded by the coding sequence ATGCCGAATCCGCATACCGCCGACCACCAGGATCAGTACCGCACGCCGAATGCGTCACGCGCCGTCGCCGTGACTGACGCCGATCTGCCGTTGCACTGCCCGATGCCGGGCAGCGCTTTGTGGAGCTCACATCCGCGCGTTTATCTGCCTATTGAGGATATGGCGCCGGGGCAGGATGGCCTGAGACACGCGAGCTGCCCGTACTGCGGGACCGAATACGCCTACAAGGCGGGCTGA
- the waaF gene encoding lipopolysaccharide heptosyltransferase II → MAVAPRQCLVVGPAWVGDMIMAQSLFKVLRARYPELIIDVLAPAWTAPLIDRMPEVRRAIPQPLGHGRLALAERYRLGRRLRTDAYDWALVLPNSFKSALIPWFAGIPRRTGFRGEFRYGLLNDLHTLDKRALPRTVQRFAVLGLPPKVAAAFQSLPVPVLRADAVAAAEAADRLGLDTHRPVLALCPGAEYGPAKRWPTEYFAAVARHYRTQGWQSWVFGSERDASLAEAVCRDAGPDCINLAGRTTLTEAADLMATCTAVVSNDSGLMHLAAALGRPLVAVYGSSDPGFTPPLAAPGRARIERLGLDCSPCFARECPLGHLECLRGLHPERVVRALDALIV, encoded by the coding sequence ATGGCCGTCGCACCCCGGCAATGTCTCGTCGTCGGCCCGGCCTGGGTCGGCGACATGATCATGGCCCAGAGCCTGTTCAAGGTGCTCCGGGCGCGCTACCCCGAACTCATCATCGACGTGCTCGCTCCGGCCTGGACGGCACCGCTGATCGATCGCATGCCGGAGGTGCGGCGTGCGATCCCGCAACCGCTGGGGCATGGGCGCTTGGCCCTGGCTGAGCGATACCGGCTCGGCAGACGTCTGCGCACGGATGCCTACGACTGGGCACTGGTCCTGCCCAATAGCTTCAAATCCGCACTGATCCCCTGGTTCGCCGGTATTCCGCGCCGCACGGGGTTCCGCGGCGAATTCCGTTACGGCCTGCTCAACGATCTACACACGCTCGACAAGCGTGCGTTGCCGCGCACCGTGCAGCGCTTTGCGGTGCTGGGGCTGCCGCCGAAGGTGGCCGCCGCCTTCCAATCGTTGCCCGTACCCGTACTTCGCGCGGACGCTGTGGCCGCCGCAGAAGCGGCCGACCGCCTGGGGCTCGATACCCATCGGCCGGTACTGGCCCTGTGTCCCGGTGCCGAATATGGCCCGGCCAAGCGCTGGCCCACCGAATACTTCGCCGCCGTGGCACGCCACTACCGTACGCAGGGTTGGCAATCGTGGGTATTCGGTTCCGAACGCGACGCATCACTCGCTGAGGCGGTTTGCCGCGATGCTGGCCCTGATTGCATCAACCTTGCCGGGCGCACCACGTTGACCGAGGCCGCGGATCTGATGGCTACGTGCACGGCGGTGGTCAGCAACGATTCGGGCCTGATGCACCTGGCCGCCGCGCTCGGCCGCCCCTTGGTTGCGGTATACGGCTCCTCCGACCCCGGCTTCACGCCGCCGTTGGCCGCACCGGGTCGCGCACGCATCGAACGTCTCGGCCTGGATTGCAGCCCATGCTTTGCGCGCGAGTGCCCGCTGGGCCACCTGGAATGTCTGCGCGGCCTGCACCCTGAGCGGGTAGTGCGTGCGTTGGACGCCTTGATCGTGTGA
- the waaC gene encoding lipopolysaccharide heptosyltransferase I: MRVLLVKLSSLGDVIHTLPALTDAWHAVPDIHFDWVVEEGFAEIPGWHPAVAHAIPAALRRWRRDWRSTRAERHAFRARLRAQRYDRVIDAQGLIKSALVARQAIGPRWGLDRASAREPLAAWTYRHRVRVPREQHAVSRTRALFAAALDYSIPNTVADYGLARERLPVPSTAPGDLLFLHGTTWPSKHWPEAYWCELMALAAADGLRVLLPWGDETEHARAERIAVAGAGHGFVLPRSGLGELAALIASARIVIGVDTGLAHLAAALGTPSVTLYGATRPDRTGTFGEAQIHLSARFPCSPCLTRECGYRGASVVRPACYEALDPARVWAQTRETMSGSREMAHGA, from the coding sequence ATGCGTGTGTTGCTCGTCAAGTTGTCCTCGCTGGGCGACGTGATCCATACATTGCCGGCGCTTACCGACGCATGGCACGCCGTGCCCGATATCCATTTCGATTGGGTGGTGGAGGAGGGCTTCGCGGAGATTCCCGGTTGGCACCCGGCGGTGGCACACGCGATTCCCGCCGCCCTGCGCCGCTGGCGACGCGATTGGCGCAGCACACGCGCTGAGCGCCACGCCTTTCGTGCGCGCCTGCGTGCGCAGCGCTACGACCGCGTAATCGACGCGCAGGGATTGATCAAGAGCGCTTTGGTCGCGCGTCAGGCCATTGGCCCCCGCTGGGGTCTCGATCGCGCCTCGGCACGCGAACCGTTGGCCGCCTGGACCTATCGACACCGGGTGCGCGTGCCGCGTGAACAACATGCCGTGAGCCGCACTCGCGCCCTGTTCGCTGCAGCACTGGACTACTCGATCCCCAACACCGTGGCCGATTACGGTCTGGCGCGCGAGCGCTTGCCTGTGCCGTCTACGGCACCGGGTGATCTACTGTTCCTTCACGGCACGACCTGGCCCAGCAAACACTGGCCCGAGGCCTATTGGTGCGAACTGATGGCACTGGCCGCGGCCGATGGCCTGCGCGTCCTATTGCCCTGGGGTGACGAGACCGAGCACGCGCGCGCCGAGCGCATCGCCGTGGCCGGCGCGGGTCATGGCTTCGTGTTGCCGCGCAGTGGCTTGGGCGAGCTGGCCGCACTGATCGCCTCGGCGCGTATCGTGATCGGTGTAGACACTGGGCTGGCGCATCTGGCCGCGGCGCTGGGTACCCCGTCGGTGACACTTTATGGCGCCACCCGTCCAGATCGCACCGGCACCTTTGGCGAGGCACAGATTCATCTGTCCGCCCGGTTTCCCTGCTCGCCCTGCCTGACGCGGGAATGCGGCTACCGGGGCGCATCGGTCGTGCGTCCCGCCTGTTACGAGGCGCTCGATCCGGCGCGGGTATGGGCACAGACACGCGAGACCATGAGCGGGTCAAGGGAGATGGCGCATGGCGCGTGA